One Actinosynnema pretiosum DNA segment encodes these proteins:
- a CDS encoding sensor histidine kinase, translating into MDGVRDLLTERAVLGVIATLAVLGLFVMLCRARRVSTSVEDAVMDMLHRMSKASADLREGLTAEAADKATPHLREMLRCVAVGITDSTGSVLSWDGGAADHYELMREHIEQAIREVHKEHVEHRKLDCDLSGPCPMHSAVIVPLIVESEVAGTLIVVSGVPNKRQIRMAEETARFVSTQLELEVLQKSRQALAQAEVRALRAQISPHFVYNALNTISSLIRTDPVYARELLQEFAEFTRYSFRTDGFFTTLSDELTNIHRYLTIEQARYGARLEVWLRIAPEVLQVVLPFLCLQPLVENAVRHGLAKKPGGGMLTITAEDNGAEALISVEDDGVGMDPERLFEDLKDAHQTGAHVGLGNINHRMRAVFGDDYALVVETAPEAGMKIILKVPKYRQGVRPNLTLVAPRVEETGEQAVLRA; encoded by the coding sequence ATGGACGGCGTGCGCGATCTCCTGACCGAGCGGGCGGTGCTCGGCGTCATCGCCACCCTGGCCGTCCTGGGGCTGTTCGTGATGCTCTGCCGGGCGCGCAGGGTGAGCACCTCGGTCGAGGACGCCGTGATGGACATGCTCCACCGCATGTCGAAGGCGTCGGCCGACCTGAGGGAGGGCCTGACGGCGGAGGCGGCGGACAAGGCCACCCCGCACCTGCGGGAGATGCTGCGCTGCGTCGCGGTCGGCATCACCGACAGCACCGGCAGCGTGCTGTCCTGGGACGGCGGCGCGGCGGACCACTACGAGCTGATGCGCGAGCACATAGAGCAGGCGATCCGCGAGGTGCACAAGGAGCACGTCGAGCACCGCAAGCTCGACTGCGACCTGTCCGGGCCGTGCCCCATGCACAGCGCCGTGATCGTGCCGCTGATCGTGGAGTCCGAGGTCGCGGGCACGCTGATCGTGGTCAGCGGGGTGCCGAACAAGCGGCAGATCCGGATGGCGGAGGAGACCGCGCGGTTCGTCTCCACGCAGCTGGAGCTGGAGGTGCTGCAGAAGTCCCGGCAGGCGCTCGCGCAGGCCGAGGTCCGGGCGCTGCGGGCGCAGATCTCGCCGCACTTCGTCTACAACGCGCTCAACACCATCTCGTCGCTGATCCGCACCGACCCGGTGTACGCGCGGGAGCTGCTGCAGGAGTTCGCGGAGTTCACCCGCTACTCGTTCCGCACCGACGGCTTCTTCACGACGCTGTCGGACGAGCTGACCAACATCCACCGGTACCTGACCATCGAGCAGGCCCGGTACGGGGCGCGGCTGGAGGTTTGGCTGCGCATCGCGCCCGAGGTGCTCCAGGTCGTGCTGCCGTTCCTGTGCCTGCAACCGCTGGTGGAGAACGCGGTCCGGCACGGGCTGGCCAAGAAGCCCGGCGGCGGGATGCTCACGATCACCGCCGAGGACAACGGGGCCGAGGCGCTGATCAGCGTCGAGGACGACGGCGTCGGCATGGACCCGGAGCGGTTGTTCGAGGACCTGAAGGACGCGCACCAGACCGGGGCGCACGTCGGGCTGGGCAACATCAACCACCGGATGCGGGCGGTGTTCGGCGACGACTACGCGCTGGTCGTGGAGACCGCGCCGGAGGCCGGGATGAAGATCATCCTCAAGGTCCCCAAGTACCGGCAGGGCGTCCGGCCCAACCTGACCCTGGTGGCCCCGCGCGTGGAGGAGACCGGGGAGCAGGCCGTGCTGCGCGCGTGA
- a CDS encoding DUF983 domain-containing protein: MTRLVRGADGRMWTVRSQVEWRNPAADADFEHDVSGGQGPGVLMLAIVAAMGVLLVAWTPEQVVVPAWLGLALVMMFLFFPVRWAIRRPHLVVAESKATGDDLPPERWVGHVRGVLNVRDEVGNIARKIEMYSLPDIDGPLQPVD; encoded by the coding sequence ATGACGCGGCTGGTGCGCGGTGCGGACGGCCGGATGTGGACGGTTCGCAGCCAGGTCGAGTGGCGCAACCCCGCCGCCGACGCCGACTTCGAGCACGACGTGAGCGGCGGTCAGGGCCCCGGTGTGCTGATGCTCGCCATCGTGGCCGCCATGGGCGTGCTGCTCGTGGCGTGGACCCCGGAGCAGGTCGTCGTCCCGGCGTGGCTCGGCCTCGCGCTGGTGATGATGTTCCTGTTCTTCCCGGTCCGCTGGGCGATCCGCAGGCCGCACCTGGTGGTCGCCGAGTCCAAGGCGACCGGCGACGACCTGCCGCCCGAGCGCTGGGTGGGCCACGTGCGCGGCGTGCTGAACGTGCGCGACGAGGTCGGCAACATCGCCAGGAAGATCGAGATGTACTCGCTCCCGGACATCGACGGTCCGCTGCAGCCGGTCGACTGA